A section of the Saprospiraceae bacterium genome encodes:
- a CDS encoding CBS domain-containing protein, whose amino-acid sequence MEVAFAGFTFYEFRQAKATRIASLAGQAICIVLIAIGLYYSAYTLALIGVFIFLSASQEYRSVALDTALKNKTVRTCYQKDVPPLTEYLDLKTAHELILHYPYQYFPVINLMGSYSGWVSAQQIKTAVKQNPESKISDISHKSLLSIHPDTSLTNALHNMQSANELLLVVENEQVLGTIDRISLQQYVGMVE is encoded by the coding sequence ATGGAGGTCGCGTTTGCGGGCTTTACTTTCTATGAATTTCGGCAGGCTAAAGCTACGCGTATTGCCTCTTTGGCCGGACAAGCGATCTGTATAGTCCTAATAGCCATCGGTCTTTATTATTCAGCATACACGCTGGCATTAATCGGCGTTTTTATTTTCTTAAGTGCTTCTCAGGAATACCGTTCTGTTGCTTTGGATACGGCACTCAAAAATAAAACAGTAAGAACTTGTTATCAAAAAGATGTTCCGCCATTAACTGAGTATCTGGATCTTAAAACTGCACATGAGCTCATTTTACATTATCCGTATCAATATTTTCCGGTGATCAATCTTATGGGAAGTTACAGCGGTTGGGTTTCTGCACAACAGATCAAAACGGCTGTCAAACAAAATCCAGAATCAAAAATATCCGACATCAGTCATAAATCACTATTAAGCATTCATCCGGATACAAGCCTCACAAATGCACTCCACAATATGCAAAGCGCCAACGAATTGCTGCTCGTTGTGGAAAACGAACAAGTGTTAGGTACCATTGATCGCATTTCATTGCAGCAGTATGTTGGGATGGTGGAATGA
- a CDS encoding response regulator has translation MNFAIPEDLKDVVVALQELINAETNMQCKQVYHNAEDAIRFLPQKPADILIVDIGLPRASGIEAMLQLAPKCPSMQYCMFTVYEDDEKIFKPLPVGAKVTFLRRRN, from the coding sequence ATGAACTTTGCTATCCCGGAAGATCTGAAAGACGTTGTTGTCGCGTTGCAGGAGCTGATCAATGCCGAAACCAACATGCAATGCAAACAAGTATACCACAATGCAGAAGACGCCATCCGGTTTTTGCCACAAAAGCCGGCAGATATTTTAATAGTCGATATTGGTTTGCCACGTGCCAGTGGCATTGAAGCGATGCTTCAGTTGGCTCCCAAGTGTCCTTCCATGCAGTATTGTATGTTTACCGTTTATGAAGACGACGAAAAAATATTTAAACCGCTTCCAGTAGGAGCAAAGGTTACATTCTTAAGGCGCCGCAACTGA
- a CDS encoding GNAT family N-acetyltransferase has product MKQVEILKLTTNDIGRLQQISRQTFTETFASVNSTENMKKYLDEEFSIEKLLSELSDGNSEFYFATYDKDVVGYLKLNFGQAQTELKSDLGVEIERIYVLREFQGKNLGQDLFNKALEMAGNKNADYIWLGVWEKNHKAIKFYEKNGFQTFDKHLFKLGGEVQTDLMMKLDLKEDRVLIQSENYLI; this is encoded by the coding sequence ATGAAGCAAGTTGAAATTTTAAAATTAACAACGAACGACATTGGCCGTTTGCAACAAATAAGTCGGCAAACATTTACAGAAACATTTGCATCTGTAAATTCTACAGAGAATATGAAAAAGTATTTGGACGAGGAATTTTCAATCGAGAAACTATTATCTGAGCTAAGTGATGGAAATTCGGAATTTTATTTTGCGACATATGACAAAGATGTTGTAGGGTATCTGAAATTAAACTTTGGCCAGGCACAGACCGAATTGAAATCTGATCTGGGTGTGGAAATAGAAAGGATTTATGTGCTCAGGGAATTTCAGGGTAAAAACTTAGGGCAGGATCTTTTTAACAAAGCTCTTGAAATGGCTGGAAACAAAAATGCAGATTATATTTGGTTGGGAGTTTGGGAGAAAAACCACAAGGCTATAAAGTTTTATGAGAAAAATGGTTTTCAAACATTTGATAAACACTTATTCAAATTGGGCGGTGAAGTGCAGACGGATCTTATGATGAAACTTGACCTGAAAGAAGACCGGGTATTAATACAATCTGAAAATTATTTAATATGA
- a CDS encoding mechanosensitive ion channel, with amino-acid sequence MSAALKLLGIDVTVLIAGSAALLVGIGLGLQGLFYDFISGIILLAEGTIKIGNVIQIGDKRVEILAIRFRTSVVKTRDEKEIIIPNSFLTKNEIINWSNQKNINRHYISVQVNEKDVEKAMILMQQVAKTHPKVIAKPEPYVRIEEFTDYSVSLKLLFWSEEVFAVGRMLGDLRLLVLKSFRENHIVIPVPHQVITINR; translated from the coding sequence ATTTCCGCAGCTCTCAAACTTCTTGGCATTGATGTTACTGTACTTATTGCAGGTTCTGCCGCGTTGTTGGTTGGTATTGGTTTGGGATTGCAAGGCCTGTTTTACGATTTCATTTCAGGGATAATTCTTTTAGCCGAAGGAACAATTAAAATTGGAAATGTAATTCAGATTGGAGATAAACGGGTGGAGATTTTAGCCATCCGTTTCAGAACTTCTGTTGTAAAAACCCGTGATGAAAAAGAAATCATAATTCCTAATTCATTTCTCACAAAAAATGAAATCATCAACTGGTCAAATCAAAAAAATATCAACCGCCATTACATATCCGTTCAGGTAAATGAAAAGGATGTAGAAAAAGCCATGATACTGATGCAGCAAGTAGCAAAAACTCACCCCAAAGTAATTGCAAAACCCGAACCGTATGTAAGAATTGAGGAGTTCACCGATTACTCCGTTTCGCTAAAGCTTTTGTTTTGGTCAGAAGAAGTGTTTGCCGTAGGCAGAATGTTAGGCGATCTCCGCTTGTTGGTTTTAAAATCATTCCGTGAGAACCATATTGTTATTCCCGTGCCACATCAAGTAATTACAATAAATAGATAA
- a CDS encoding anion permease: MLIVFALLILIIILFALDKFPPDSVILLSLIALVVSGTITPSQAFAGFGSDFIIMLSSIFIISASLQHNGVVEYLSNKLTSNVSGNYFLTTATIMLSVGVLSAFMNNTTVAAVMVLPILGMCKNQGRHPPLYLMPMAFASLLGGTCVNRHFYQHCRK; this comes from the coding sequence ATGCTCATTGTATTTGCCTTACTCATTCTCATCATCATTTTGTTTGCGTTAGACAAATTCCCGCCCGATTCTGTTATTCTATTAAGCTTAATTGCACTGGTTGTCTCAGGGACGATTACCCCTTCTCAGGCATTTGCGGGTTTCGGAAGCGATTTCATCATCATGCTTTCTTCTATTTTTATTATCAGTGCATCCTTGCAGCATAATGGAGTGGTTGAATACCTCAGCAATAAACTCACAAGTAATGTAAGCGGTAATTATTTTCTCACAACAGCCACCATCATGCTGTCAGTTGGAGTGCTTTCTGCATTCATGAATAACACCACAGTGGCTGCCGTAATGGTTTTACCCATTTTGGGAATGTGTAAAAATCAGGGCAGGCACCCTCCCCTCTATTTAATGCCTATGGCGTTTGCTTCACTACTTGGTGGCACTTGCGTTAATCGGCACTTCTACCAACATTGCAGGAAGTAA
- a CDS encoding PPC domain-containing protein has product MKKYIICIVFTILVGDFCFAQNGPAEQWNYFAGGSKNEQAVFVLECSDGGSLLIGSTDSNDGMVSGQHGLTDAWIVKRRANGTTEWQQCIGSREAEYAHQAVEVSDGYVIVGQKDYDAWIFKINKSGGLIWEQTHPSVIDNRSSAFHAIAKKTDGTFLVGGYTNGYGGAAILYNLSSVGSRLGGVSYTIGDIIYEIRFTSDGNVLVMGNFHPVEEGCYANSEVLYYSDVWMAKINRNNYDVIWNKYYGGTTADDFVDGEITTTDEVYLLGRTYCKGQITGPNNIGSNWPDNYAFTWLARVNSSGILTHVKIVTSHPFLLDYTANYHCVTVDCNNLPVIGGQSGNLIGQYPAIAKYNSILSDIIWYAETSGSDMVTRVLSDIRRHSDAGYLAAGYWDDGDLDYFLLKTEKDPDCAPPANKCQNITPISCGQTYTGNTSGRSSAFSISDLNTCHTSANNFSAGDQLFEIYKPNSSGDLVITLFSTNIDHDIFLLSSCNPVQCLYRSANSVAANGNNIEIIRVNNAAAGYYYILVDGPTTSQVGPFTLTANCGLLDCGNAKPIECKQTLFNESNQNGFNNVSLYCNPSKISDPGTGCTGKEKVYSFLLNSSQNVTISLTNIRDPNDDFEMFLFKDCNEDVCLASSVNPKGQNETITMQLSAGRYYIVVDGWKNSEGNYDIAVDWNCCTNPIELYNCGFVTYKYSGNGNNLLYTFTSTKAIAPGRKWKVGNNEVQTAGSTSFQYTFPSQGEYIICFPYLNTNNCLEYCCYRIWIANPFDCFLFDYRFNSNSNNYTFTLDLPGATNIVWKDDTGGGTIGGGPISNPIPAPPGSGCVEKTITVTYYLNGRWYICCRKIWICNPFDCLEFDYRYDLNSGGMIFQLNTQGATNITWKDDTGGGDIGGGPISRPIPVPPNPGDCIERIISVKYFANGRWYICCRRVWICNPFECFEFDFRYDLNSNGMVFNLNTSGATNITWKDDTGGGDIGGGPISNPIPVPPNPGDCIERIISVKYFANGRWYICCRRVWICNPFECGNIIFRYDGNAKTYQFELTQSGASQVTWKDDTGGGDIGGGPISNPIPPPSTGPCEERIITARYFYNGRWYICCKRFWLCDPKICAGIIQSQVLPSGQLILNVSASYSNVLWYNQKTGALLGTGPSLQVNFPMAAVRKFVSNIMIKAGPICVVNA; this is encoded by the coding sequence ATGAAAAAGTATATCATTTGTATTGTCTTTACTATCCTGGTAGGGGATTTTTGTTTCGCCCAAAACGGCCCTGCCGAGCAATGGAATTACTTTGCCGGTGGTTCAAAAAATGAACAAGCTGTTTTTGTTTTAGAATGTTCAGATGGTGGCTCACTTCTCATTGGAAGTACAGATTCTAACGATGGCATGGTATCCGGTCAGCATGGACTTACGGATGCTTGGATCGTCAAAAGACGAGCCAACGGAACTACTGAATGGCAACAATGTATTGGTTCAAGAGAAGCTGAATATGCGCATCAGGCAGTTGAAGTTTCAGATGGCTATGTAATTGTAGGCCAAAAGGATTACGATGCATGGATTTTTAAAATCAATAAATCCGGCGGACTTATCTGGGAACAAACACACCCATCTGTTATAGACAATAGAAGTTCTGCCTTTCATGCGATAGCAAAGAAAACAGATGGTACTTTCCTGGTTGGCGGTTATACGAATGGTTATGGTGGCGCAGCCATTTTATATAACCTAAGTAGTGTTGGAAGTCGACTAGGTGGTGTAAGTTATACGATTGGTGATATCATTTATGAAATTAGGTTCACCTCAGATGGTAATGTTTTAGTCATGGGAAATTTCCATCCCGTTGAAGAGGGGTGTTATGCCAATAGTGAAGTGCTTTACTATAGTGATGTTTGGATGGCAAAAATCAATAGGAATAACTACGATGTAATTTGGAATAAATATTATGGCGGTACCACAGCAGATGATTTTGTCGATGGTGAAATTACAACTACTGATGAAGTTTACTTGCTGGGCCGTACCTATTGTAAAGGGCAGATCACCGGACCCAACAATATCGGTAGTAACTGGCCGGATAATTATGCTTTTACATGGTTGGCAAGAGTGAATTCATCCGGGATTTTAACTCATGTGAAAATTGTGACCAGCCATCCGTTTCTTCTTGATTACACTGCAAATTATCATTGTGTTACCGTAGATTGTAATAATCTACCGGTTATTGGTGGGCAAAGCGGGAATTTAATAGGACAATATCCCGCCATCGCTAAATATAATTCCATTCTTTCTGATATAATCTGGTATGCTGAAACTTCTGGATCTGACATGGTAACACGTGTTTTAAGTGATATTCGGCGACATTCTGATGCAGGTTATCTGGCTGCAGGTTATTGGGATGATGGAGATCTCGATTATTTTTTGCTTAAAACTGAAAAGGATCCCGATTGTGCACCACCCGCAAACAAATGTCAAAACATTACTCCTATTTCCTGTGGACAAACCTATACTGGAAACACCTCAGGCAGAAGCAGTGCTTTTAGTATTTCTGATTTGAACACTTGCCATACATCAGCAAATAATTTTTCTGCTGGCGATCAATTGTTTGAAATCTATAAACCCAATAGCTCAGGTGATTTAGTCATCACTTTATTTAGTACAAACATCGATCATGATATTTTTCTACTTTCATCTTGCAATCCGGTCCAATGTTTATATAGAAGCGCAAACAGTGTAGCAGCAAATGGGAATAATATTGAAATCATTCGCGTCAATAATGCTGCAGCAGGATATTATTATATTCTTGTGGATGGACCAACGACGAGCCAGGTAGGTCCTTTTACACTCACTGCAAATTGTGGATTGTTGGATTGTGGTAACGCAAAGCCCATCGAATGCAAACAAACGCTGTTCAATGAATCCAACCAAAATGGTTTTAACAATGTGAGTTTGTATTGTAATCCTTCTAAAATTTCAGATCCCGGTACGGGTTGTACTGGAAAGGAAAAAGTATATTCATTTCTGTTGAATTCCAGTCAGAATGTTACCATCAGTCTGACCAACATCAGAGATCCGAATGATGATTTTGAAATGTTTTTATTTAAGGATTGTAATGAGGATGTATGTTTGGCTTCTAGTGTAAATCCTAAAGGTCAAAATGAGACGATAACGATGCAACTTTCAGCAGGGAGGTATTACATTGTGGTAGACGGCTGGAAGAATAGTGAGGGAAATTATGATATTGCGGTAGACTGGAATTGTTGTACCAACCCGATCGAATTGTATAATTGTGGTTTTGTCACTTATAAGTACTCAGGAAATGGTAATAATCTGTTATACACTTTTACAAGTACAAAAGCCATAGCTCCCGGTAGAAAATGGAAAGTCGGAAATAATGAAGTACAAACTGCAGGATCCACCAGCTTTCAATATACATTTCCGAGTCAAGGCGAATACATCATTTGTTTTCCATACCTGAATACTAACAACTGTTTGGAATACTGTTGTTACCGCATATGGATTGCCAATCCGTTTGATTGTTTCCTTTTTGATTATCGTTTCAATTCCAACAGCAATAATTACACATTTACCTTAGACCTTCCGGGTGCAACGAATATAGTTTGGAAAGATGATACAGGAGGGGGCACTATTGGTGGCGGGCCAATCTCCAATCCAATTCCTGCCCCACCGGGCAGCGGATGTGTAGAAAAAACCATTACGGTAACGTATTACCTTAACGGAAGGTGGTATATCTGCTGCCGTAAAATCTGGATTTGCAATCCATTCGATTGTTTAGAATTTGATTATCGCTACGATTTGAATTCAGGTGGCATGATTTTCCAATTAAACACTCAGGGAGCAACTAACATTACCTGGAAAGATGATACCGGCGGAGGAGATATTGGCGGAGGACCCATATCCAGGCCGATTCCTGTTCCACCTAATCCGGGTGATTGCATCGAACGAATAATTTCCGTAAAGTATTTTGCTAACGGTCGTTGGTATATATGCTGTAGAAGGGTGTGGATCTGCAATCCATTCGAATGTTTTGAATTCGATTTTCGCTATGATTTAAATTCAAACGGAATGGTTTTTAATCTGAACACATCAGGAGCAACTAACATCACCTGGAAAGATGATACCGGCGGTGGAGATATTGGAGGTGGGCCCATTTCAAATCCGATTCCTGTACCACCCAATCCCGGTGATTGTATTGAGCGAATCATCTCTGTCAAATATTTCGCTAACGGACGTTGGTATATATGTTGTCGTCGGGTTTGGATTTGCAATCCCTTTGAATGTGGAAACATTATTTTCCGTTATGATGGAAACGCCAAAACTTATCAATTTGAATTGACCCAGAGTGGGGCATCTCAAGTGACCTGGAAAGATGATACAGGCGGAGGCGACATTGGTGGCGGGCCCATTTCAAATCCAATACCTCCACCATCGACGGGTCCTTGCGAAGAACGGATTATAACGGCCCGTTATTTTTATAATGGTCGTTGGTACATCTGTTGTAAAAGGTTTTGGTTATGCGATCCCAAAATTTGTGCAGGCATCATTCAATCTCAGGTACTGCCGTCAGGACAACTTATATTGAATGTATCAGCCAGCTACTCCAACGTGCTTTGGTATAATCAAAAGACGGGCGCATTGCTGGGTACTGGGCCATCCCTTCAAGTCAACTTTCCTATGGCAGCAGTCAGGAAATTTGTGTCCAATATAATGATCAAGGCAGGACCTATATGTGTTGTAAACGCATGA
- a CDS encoding type II toxin-antitoxin system RelE/ParE family toxin: MEIRFAKTATFDLNNILEYHSNEWGEKAAVKFQSKLEHLMNLISSNSYLGVLENSWNRIYGILLIKNVRVYYRIRDEKLIIPALKTESLTKIPYTKASIKIKI; encoded by the coding sequence ATGGAAATACGCTTTGCAAAAACTGCTACGTTTGATTTAAATAACATTCTAGAGTATCATTCAAATGAATGGGGAGAAAAGGCAGCCGTAAAATTCCAATCCAAACTTGAACACTTAATGAATTTAATAAGTTCCAATTCATATTTAGGAGTTCTAGAGAATTCGTGGAATAGAATTTACGGCATTTTATTGATTAAAAATGTTAGAGTATATTATAGGATCCGCGATGAAAAACTTATTATACCTGCCTTAAAAACTGAAAGTCTTACCAAAATACCTTACACAAAAGCAAGTATAAAAATTAAAATATGA
- a CDS encoding caspase family protein: protein MLTALNQVFLTDENDVVMLYYSGHGLEGTFLPIDYDGIQNILKHDEVKDIINRSRAKNKICFIDACHSGSVLAQRDRSHHR, encoded by the coding sequence ATTCTCACGGCATTAAATCAGGTTTTTCTGACCGATGAAAACGATGTGGTGATGTTGTATTATTCCGGTCATGGGCTCGAAGGCACTTTTTTGCCTATCGATTATGATGGTATTCAAAATATTCTCAAACACGATGAAGTCAAAGACATCATCAATAGAAGTCGCGCTAAAAACAAAATTTGTTTTATCGATGCCTGTCATTCAGGCAGCGTTCTTGCGCAAAGGGATCGTTCTCATCATCGCTGA
- a CDS encoding Rrf2 family transcriptional regulator yields the protein MFSKACEYAIKASLYIAMKSEGNARVGLQEIAEEIQSPISFTSKILQKLVKSKIIDSQKGPTGGFEIKKSKLQKTSLSEIVAAIDGDSIYMDCALGFAHCNEKKPCPLHFKFKALREELRQMLEHTSLLDLSKDIQKRKTFLK from the coding sequence ATGTTCTCCAAAGCTTGCGAATATGCTATAAAAGCCAGCCTTTATATCGCCATGAAATCGGAAGGCAATGCCAGGGTGGGGCTACAGGAGATTGCTGAAGAAATCCAATCACCGATTTCGTTTACCTCTAAAATTCTACAGAAGCTGGTAAAATCAAAAATCATCGACTCCCAAAAAGGCCCGACAGGTGGTTTTGAGATCAAAAAATCAAAGCTGCAAAAAACCAGCTTAAGCGAAATAGTGGCAGCCATTGATGGGGACTCCATATATATGGACTGCGCACTGGGTTTTGCGCATTGTAATGAGAAAAAACCTTGTCCGCTGCATTTTAAGTTTAAAGCATTACGCGAAGAGCTCAGACAAATGTTGGAACATACCAGTCTCTTGGATTTATCAAAAGACATTCAAAAGCGCAAAACATTTTTAAAATAA
- a CDS encoding AAA family ATPase, with translation MNYLIEKSQRLTSKLDVLHPRYLFNQIDWTQRLIAIKGARGTGKTILLLQYLKSLNLPGNMAIYISLDDFYFTSNSLMDFAHHFYLKGGKILAIDEVHKYPNWSRELKNVYDSYPDLKLVFTSSSILELYKGIGDLSRRLTSYQLYGLSYRNFAHEWKYFFRTNISGRCTI, from the coding sequence ATGAATTATTTGATTGAAAAATCTCAAAGATTGACCAGTAAATTGGATGTTCTGCATCCCAGATATTTATTTAATCAAATTGATTGGACTCAAAGACTAATTGCCATAAAAGGAGCAAGAGGCACTGGTAAGACTATATTATTACTGCAATATTTAAAGAGCTTAAACTTGCCTGGAAATATGGCAATCTACATAAGCCTGGATGATTTTTATTTTACTTCGAATTCACTAATGGACTTCGCTCATCACTTTTATTTAAAAGGGGGAAAAATACTGGCGATTGATGAAGTGCATAAATATCCAAATTGGTCTCGCGAGTTAAAAAATGTTTACGACAGTTATCCGGATTTGAAATTGGTTTTCACCAGTTCCTCAATTTTGGAACTTTACAAGGGAATTGGTGATCTCAGTCGGAGATTAACTAGTTACCAGCTTTATGGACTTTCTTATAGGAATTTTGCTCATGAATGGAAATATTTCTTTAGAACCAATATCTCTGGAAGATGTACTATATAA
- a CDS encoding response regulator transcription factor gives MCELYEGGSPMSPSIARRVLDVFQKWTPNIKNDPKDLPITSRERELLEWLAQGLLYKEIADKMGITTGTVKQHIHKIYDKLQVSNRTEAVNRLKNLI, from the coding sequence TTGTGTGAATTATACGAAGGAGGATCTCCCATGTCTCCAAGTATTGCGCGTCGGGTATTGGATGTATTCCAAAAATGGACTCCGAACATTAAAAATGATCCCAAGGACTTACCTATCACCTCACGCGAACGCGAATTATTGGAGTGGCTCGCACAAGGCTTGTTGTATAAAGAGATTGCTGATAAGATGGGCATCACTACGGGTACCGTCAAACAACATATCCATAAAATCTACGATAAATTGCAGGTCAGCAATCGGACCGAAGCCGTGAACAGACTCAAAAATTTAATCTAA